In one Aromatoleum aromaticum EbN1 genomic region, the following are encoded:
- a CDS encoding leucyl aminopeptidase yields the protein MEFTIKTGTPEKLKTGSVVVGVFADGQLGDAAAALDKASKGKFAAILGRGDLEDKAGSLLAIHDLPGSACERVLAVSLGKRDEFGDKAWRDALVAIGKALASGAASDVAVCLTDTPVPGRDIDWVLQQLVRAIADGAYRFDATKSKDKGKDSKRRGAGKVVLLTREITASMEAAIQRGQAIAEGMALAKDLGNLPGNFCTPSYLADTAVALGKQYKLKVEVLDRDDMEKLGMGSLLSVARGSHQPPRFIVMHYKGGKSKDKPVVLVGKGITFDSGGISLKPGAEMDEMKFDMCGAASVLGTFKAIARMALPINVVGLIPTTENMPGGGATKPGDVVTSMSGQTIEILNTDAEGRLILCDALTYAERFKPACVVDIATLTGACVVALGKIPSGLLANDDALARELLDCGTVSGDRAWQLPLWDEYQELLKSNFADMGNIGGRFAGTITAACFLARFTKAYKWAHLDIAGTAWVSGDAKGATGRPVPLLAEFLIARSQGAPG from the coding sequence GTGGAATTTACCATAAAGACCGGGACGCCGGAAAAACTCAAGACCGGCAGCGTGGTTGTCGGCGTCTTTGCCGACGGACAGCTCGGCGACGCAGCAGCCGCTCTCGACAAGGCCTCGAAGGGAAAATTCGCGGCGATTCTCGGCCGTGGCGATCTCGAGGACAAGGCCGGTTCGCTGCTCGCGATCCACGACCTGCCGGGCAGCGCCTGCGAACGCGTGCTGGCCGTGAGCCTCGGCAAGCGGGACGAGTTCGGCGACAAGGCGTGGCGCGACGCGCTCGTCGCCATCGGCAAGGCTCTCGCTTCGGGTGCGGCGAGCGACGTCGCGGTATGCCTCACCGACACTCCGGTACCCGGGCGCGACATCGACTGGGTGCTGCAGCAGCTCGTCCGCGCGATCGCCGATGGCGCGTACCGCTTCGATGCGACGAAGAGCAAGGACAAGGGCAAGGACTCGAAGCGGCGCGGCGCGGGCAAGGTCGTACTGCTCACGCGCGAGATCACGGCGAGCATGGAGGCAGCGATCCAGCGCGGCCAGGCGATTGCGGAAGGCATGGCGCTGGCGAAGGATCTGGGCAACCTCCCCGGCAATTTCTGCACGCCGAGCTATCTGGCCGACACGGCGGTTGCGCTCGGCAAGCAGTACAAGCTCAAGGTCGAAGTGCTCGACCGCGACGACATGGAAAAGCTCGGCATGGGCTCGCTGCTGTCCGTCGCGCGCGGCTCGCACCAGCCGCCCAGGTTCATCGTCATGCACTACAAAGGCGGCAAGTCGAAGGACAAGCCGGTCGTGCTGGTCGGCAAAGGCATCACTTTCGACAGCGGCGGCATTTCGCTGAAGCCCGGCGCCGAAATGGACGAGATGAAGTTCGACATGTGTGGCGCGGCGAGCGTGCTGGGTACGTTCAAGGCGATCGCGCGGATGGCGTTGCCGATCAACGTCGTCGGTCTGATCCCGACGACCGAGAACATGCCGGGCGGCGGCGCGACGAAACCGGGCGACGTCGTCACGTCGATGAGCGGACAGACGATCGAGATTCTCAACACCGACGCCGAAGGCCGGCTGATCCTGTGCGACGCGCTCACTTACGCCGAACGCTTCAAGCCCGCCTGCGTCGTGGACATCGCGACGCTCACCGGCGCCTGCGTCGTCGCGCTGGGCAAGATCCCGAGCGGACTGCTGGCGAACGACGACGCGCTCGCGCGCGAATTGCTCGACTGCGGCACCGTGTCCGGCGACCGCGCGTGGCAGCTGCCGCTGTGGGACGAATACCAGGAGTTGCTGAAGAGCAATTTCGCCGACATGGGCAACATCGGCGGGCGTTTCGCCGGCACGATCACGGCAGCCTGCTTTCTCGCGCGCTTCACGAAGGCGTACAAATGGGCGCACCTTGATATCGCGGGGACTGCGTGGGTGTCTGGCGACGCCAAGGGCGCAACGGGACGGCCCGTGCCGCTGCTCGCCGAGTTCCTGATCGCCCGCAGTCAGGGCGCGCCCGGCTGA
- a CDS encoding DNA polymerase III subunit chi encodes MARVQFYHNAENPLALACELAARAYASGRRVAVRVPGPAAARELDQLLWSFEPLLFVPHVMADAPLAARTPVVIGDAARTTRWPHAELLFNLADDIPPDFERFRMLVEIVGQSEAMKIPARARWAHYKQRELPLQAFDAVRREAL; translated from the coding sequence ATGGCGCGGGTGCAGTTTTACCACAACGCCGAGAACCCTCTCGCGCTGGCGTGCGAACTGGCTGCCCGCGCCTACGCGAGCGGGCGGCGGGTCGCGGTGCGGGTGCCAGGCCCGGCCGCGGCGCGCGAGCTCGACCAGCTGCTGTGGAGCTTTGAGCCGCTGCTGTTCGTCCCCCACGTGATGGCGGACGCGCCCCTGGCAGCCCGGACTCCGGTCGTCATCGGCGACGCTGCACGGACGACCAGGTGGCCGCATGCCGAGCTGCTGTTCAATCTCGCCGACGATATCCCGCCCGATTTCGAGCGCTTTCGCATGCTCGTCGAGATCGTCGGCCAGAGCGAAGCCATGAAGATCCCGGCGCGGGCACGCTGGGCACACTACAAGCAGCGCGAACTACCGCTGCAGGCGTTCGATGCGGTACGGCGGGAGGCGTTATGA